A single Filimonas effusa DNA region contains:
- a CDS encoding LLM class flavin-dependent oxidoreductase produces the protein MKKIGFLSFGHWASHPAYKTRTAGDTLLQSIDLAVAAEEMGLDGAYFRVHHFAAQLASPFPLLSAIGAKTSKIEIGTGVIDMRYENPLYMVEDAGAADLISGGRLQLGISRGSPEQVIDGWRYFGYAPAEGETDADMGRRKALEFLDKLKGVGFAEPNPYPMFPNPPGLLRLEPYSEGLRERIWWGAASDATAVWAAENGMYLQSSTLKYDESGKPFHIQQAEQIRKYKEAWKKAGHQRAPRVSVSRSIFALVTDQDRYFFGQESNRSDKVGYIESDRRAIFGRSYAAEPDQLIKDLAEDEAIQEADTLLLTIPNTLGVDYNIHVLSSILEHVAPELGWR, from the coding sequence ATGAAGAAAATTGGATTTTTGTCGTTCGGACATTGGGCTAGTCATCCTGCTTATAAGACCCGTACAGCAGGTGATACCTTGCTACAGTCTATTGACCTGGCGGTTGCGGCTGAGGAAATGGGGTTAGACGGCGCTTATTTCAGGGTGCATCATTTTGCGGCCCAGCTGGCTTCGCCTTTTCCGTTGTTATCGGCTATAGGGGCCAAAACAAGTAAGATTGAAATTGGCACCGGGGTAATTGATATGCGCTACGAGAATCCGCTGTATATGGTGGAAGATGCCGGAGCTGCTGATCTGATCTCCGGGGGGCGATTGCAACTGGGCATCAGCAGAGGATCACCGGAGCAGGTAATCGATGGCTGGCGTTACTTTGGTTATGCGCCTGCTGAAGGAGAAACCGATGCCGACATGGGGCGTCGTAAGGCGTTGGAGTTTTTGGATAAGCTTAAAGGAGTTGGATTTGCTGAGCCAAACCCCTACCCTATGTTTCCCAATCCGCCTGGTTTGTTGCGGCTGGAGCCGTATTCTGAAGGGTTGCGGGAACGCATTTGGTGGGGAGCCGCCTCCGATGCTACGGCTGTTTGGGCGGCTGAAAACGGGATGTACCTGCAAAGCTCTACTCTTAAATATGATGAAAGCGGCAAACCTTTCCATATACAGCAGGCTGAACAGATCAGGAAGTATAAGGAAGCCTGGAAGAAAGCGGGACATCAGCGTGCGCCAAGGGTGTCTGTAAGCCGGTCTATTTTTGCGCTGGTGACGGATCAGGACAGGTATTTCTTTGGCCAGGAATCGAACAGGAGTGATAAAGTGGGCTATATTGAAAGTGACAGGCGCGCTATTTTCGGAAGAAGTTATGCGGCAGAACCAGACCAGCTTATAAAGGATCTGGCTGAGGATGAGGCCATCCAGGAGGCGGATACGCTTCTTTTGACGATACCCAATACATTGGGCGTTGATTACAATATACATGTATTGTCTTCTATCCTGGAGCATGTTGCACCTGAATTGGGCTGGCGTTAA